A stretch of the Flavobacteriales bacterium genome encodes the following:
- a CDS encoding aminotransferase class I/II-fold pyridoxal phosphate-dependent enzyme, translating into IVGASIKVLEILSQSTALRDKLMENVDYFKKGMSELGFDIVQGDSAIVPVMLYDAKLSQVMADKLLEKGIYVIGFFYPVVPKEKARIRVQLSAAHEKHHLDKAIQAFKEVGEELEVI; encoded by the coding sequence GCATTGTAGGTGCAAGCATCAAAGTGCTCGAGATCCTCTCTCAATCGACCGCATTGCGTGATAAACTGATGGAGAATGTCGATTATTTCAAGAAAGGGATGAGTGAGCTGGGATTCGATATCGTGCAAGGGGATTCGGCCATCGTGCCGGTCATGCTCTACGATGCAAAATTAAGCCAGGTCATGGCCGACAAACTATTGGAAAAGGGCATCTATGTGATCGGATTCTTCTATCCGGTGGTGCCCAAGGAGAAAGCACGTATCCGAGTGCAACTATCTGCAGCACATGAGAAGCATCATCTGGATAAGGCCATCCAGGCCTTCAAAGAGGTAGGAGAAGAGTTAGAGGTGATCTGA